The following proteins come from a genomic window of Rhodobacteraceae bacterium S2214:
- a CDS encoding NUDIX domain-containing protein: protein MSKMHTLAVFIGRFQPFHIGHMDVVDSALAEADSLLILVGSSYRPRSWKNPFSYNERVSFIRTATENATKPVATLPLVDTLYNDRAWTTNVRTAVTLHMRKAGLDPDKTKIVLVGLEKDKSSQYLNWFPSWELNGVAPTVHNGAVLSATDLREGLFFGASADGLADRFGSKQVAAIQQWMAQMPDAAETIRKEGAFVRSYQDRIAKAEAVYGFPIPINTADAVVIQSGHILMVERKMEPGKGLWALPGGHIDPDETAEEASLRELYEEAGLDMPKGAMRGRLRARRVFDHPDRSERGWVRTEAFVFELQDRKSLEKLKAGDDAANARWVPITEITPDTIFEDHFDIIQALVPDVPFAYSSILMAQS, encoded by the coding sequence ATGAGCAAGATGCACACATTGGCCGTGTTTATTGGCCGTTTCCAACCATTTCACATCGGTCACATGGATGTCGTCGATAGCGCATTGGCGGAGGCCGACAGTCTATTGATTTTGGTCGGCAGTTCTTATCGCCCCCGCAGTTGGAAAAATCCTTTCTCCTACAACGAACGCGTTTCGTTCATTCGTACCGCCACAGAAAATGCCACGAAACCTGTCGCGACATTGCCGCTGGTTGATACGCTATACAACGACCGTGCTTGGACAACCAATGTGCGCACGGCTGTGACATTGCACATGCGCAAGGCTGGGTTGGACCCAGACAAAACCAAGATTGTCTTGGTCGGTTTGGAAAAGGATAAGTCGTCCCAATACCTGAATTGGTTTCCATCGTGGGAATTGAACGGTGTGGCGCCTACGGTCCACAATGGGGCCGTCTTAAGTGCGACTGACTTGCGGGAAGGGTTGTTCTTTGGCGCAAGCGCGGATGGCTTAGCCGATCGATTTGGCAGCAAGCAGGTTGCCGCCATTCAGCAATGGATGGCGCAAATGCCTGATGCAGCCGAGACAATCCGCAAAGAGGGTGCATTCGTGCGCAGTTATCAGGATCGCATTGCGAAAGCAGAGGCAGTTTACGGGTTTCCCATTCCGATTAATACTGCCGATGCCGTCGTGATCCAGTCCGGCCACATCTTGATGGTTGAACGCAAGATGGAACCCGGTAAGGGCCTGTGGGCGTTGCCCGGCGGTCATATCGACCCTGATGAAACCGCTGAAGAGGCCAGCCTGCGCGAACTTTACGAAGAAGCAGGATTGGACATGCCGAAGGGTGCGATGCGGGGAAGATTACGCGCGCGCCGTGTGTTCGATCACCCTGACCGGTCTGAACGGGGCTGGGTGCGTACCGAGGCCTTTGTGTTCGAACTGCAAGATCGCAAGTCGCTTGAAAAGCTCAAGGCGGGCGACGATGCTGCCAACGCCAGATGGGTGCCGATTACCGAGATCACACCAGATACTATTTTCGAGGATCACTTTGATATCATCCAAGCCCTCGTCCCTGATGTACCCTTTGCTTATTCGTCTATTTTGATGGCGCAAAGCTAA
- a CDS encoding nicotinate phosphoribosyltransferase, with product MTYDPKGANALFPNAVAVDNILFDTDSYKLSHFSQYPECTQFVSSYVEPRRAWGQIDKVMFFGLQIELTKLAGRVVTQAMLDEAIPFLKAHGFDIFIDGWQYIIDTYDGRLPILIEALPEGTLAPVSIPQIRIENTDPNCYWLVSYLETRLLRAIWYPSSVASLSYFVMNSIRDRLALTDGDPAGAEFKLHDFGARGATCFDAAGIGGVAHLVSSLGTDTIAGLVYARNFYGADMAGFSIPASEHSTMTAAGEDGELDQMQRFLRQNPEGIIACVSDSYDLMRAVKDYWGGALKDDVLARDGVLVVRPDSGDPLEIVPDVIEALMAKFGYSLTKQGYRILPEKVRVIQGDGVNKDSILEIMNVMIDRGLAIGNIAFGMGGGLLQKVDRDSFGYAMKASAIFYDDKWHDVFKDPITAKGSKTSKKGKQGVMRSDSGAFVARRAANIPKGAEALDCVFLNGEIKKVQTFDQIRATAWPVA from the coding sequence ATGACCTACGATCCCAAGGGAGCAAATGCGCTTTTCCCCAATGCTGTCGCCGTGGACAACATTCTGTTTGATACCGACAGCTACAAGCTTTCCCACTTTTCCCAGTATCCCGAATGCACCCAGTTCGTGTCTTCTTATGTGGAACCACGCCGTGCGTGGGGCCAGATTGACAAGGTGATGTTTTTTGGGTTGCAGATAGAGCTGACCAAACTGGCCGGACGTGTTGTCACACAGGCGATGCTGGATGAAGCGATACCGTTTCTGAAAGCCCACGGTTTCGATATTTTCATAGATGGCTGGCAGTATATCATCGACACTTACGATGGTCGTCTGCCGATCCTGATCGAAGCCTTGCCCGAAGGCACCCTTGCGCCAGTATCCATCCCGCAAATCCGGATAGAGAACACTGATCCGAATTGCTATTGGTTGGTTTCTTACCTCGAAACACGCCTGCTGCGGGCCATTTGGTATCCGTCCAGCGTAGCCAGCCTGTCTTACTTTGTGATGAACAGTATCCGCGACCGGCTTGCGCTAACTGACGGTGATCCTGCAGGCGCAGAGTTCAAACTGCACGATTTCGGTGCACGTGGCGCGACATGCTTTGACGCGGCCGGCATCGGTGGGGTGGCGCACCTTGTCAGTTCTTTGGGAACCGACACTATTGCCGGATTGGTTTACGCGCGTAATTTCTATGGGGCTGATATGGCTGGGTTCTCTATTCCCGCCAGCGAACACTCCACCATGACTGCGGCGGGCGAAGACGGCGAATTGGACCAGATGCAGCGGTTCTTGCGACAGAACCCGGAAGGGATCATCGCCTGCGTCAGTGATAGCTACGACCTGATGCGCGCGGTCAAAGATTACTGGGGTGGTGCGTTGAAAGACGACGTTTTGGCCCGCGATGGTGTTCTGGTCGTGCGGCCTGATAGTGGCGATCCGCTAGAGATTGTCCCTGACGTGATCGAAGCACTGATGGCCAAGTTCGGGTACAGCCTGACCAAACAAGGTTACCGCATTTTGCCTGAAAAGGTCCGTGTGATCCAAGGGGATGGGGTCAATAAAGACTCTATCTTGGAGATCATGAATGTGATGATTGATCGCGGCTTGGCAATTGGAAACATCGCATTCGGGATGGGCGGCGGTCTGCTGCAAAAGGTTGATCGCGATAGCTTTGGTTACGCGATGAAAGCGTCCGCCATTTTCTATGACGACAAGTGGCATGACGTGTTCAAAGACCCGATCACCGCAAAAGGCAGCAAGACTTCCAAGAAAGGGAAACAAGGCGTGATGCGGTCCGATTCAGGCGCATTTGTCGCTAGACGAGCGGCAAACATACCAAAGGGTGCGGAAGCATTGGACTGTGTGTTCCTGAACGGTGAGATCAAGAAGGTGCAAACCTTCGATCAAATCCGCGCAACCGCGTGGCCCGTCGCCTGA